Proteins from a single region of Streptomyces sp. HUAS 15-9:
- a CDS encoding LLM class flavin-dependent oxidoreductase: MEFGLFVQGYVGKRAETDPLAEHKALMEETEYVIQADKSGFKYAWASEHHFLDEYSHLSANDVFLGYLAHATERIHLGSGIFNPLAQVNHPVKVAEKVAMLDHLSGNRFEFGSGRGAGSHEILGFLPGVTDMNYTKEIWEETIAEFPKMWLQDEYAGFQGKHWQLPPRKVLPKPYGKSHPAMWYAAGSPPSYAMAARKGLGVLGFSIQKVSDMEWVLEQYKTAIVNAEPVGDFVNDNVMVTTTAICAPTHDEAIRIAASGGLHYLPSLVFRYHDTFPRPEGFPVWPETLPEYTPEFVELLVEEELLICGDPDEVLRQCKRWEQAGADQLSFGLPVGVPKEETLQTIRLIGEHVIPKIDTDPVHRTTRFRAGA; the protein is encoded by the coding sequence TTGGAATTCGGGCTCTTTGTACAGGGATACGTGGGCAAGCGCGCCGAGACCGACCCGCTGGCCGAGCACAAGGCACTGATGGAGGAGACCGAGTACGTCATCCAGGCGGACAAGTCCGGCTTCAAGTACGCCTGGGCGTCCGAACACCACTTCCTGGACGAGTACTCGCACCTGTCCGCCAACGACGTCTTCCTCGGCTACCTGGCCCACGCCACTGAGCGCATCCACCTCGGCTCGGGGATCTTCAACCCGCTCGCCCAGGTCAACCACCCGGTGAAGGTGGCCGAGAAGGTCGCCATGCTCGACCACCTCTCCGGCAACCGCTTCGAGTTCGGCAGCGGGCGGGGGGCCGGCAGCCACGAGATCCTCGGCTTCCTGCCGGGCGTGACCGACATGAACTACACCAAGGAGATCTGGGAAGAGACCATCGCCGAGTTCCCCAAGATGTGGCTCCAGGACGAGTACGCCGGCTTCCAGGGCAAGCACTGGCAGCTGCCGCCCAGGAAGGTCCTGCCCAAGCCGTACGGCAAGTCGCATCCGGCGATGTGGTACGCGGCCGGGTCGCCGCCGTCGTATGCCATGGCCGCGCGCAAGGGGCTCGGCGTCCTCGGCTTCAGCATCCAGAAGGTCTCCGACATGGAGTGGGTGCTGGAGCAGTACAAGACGGCGATCGTGAACGCGGAGCCCGTCGGGGACTTCGTGAACGACAACGTGATGGTGACGACCACGGCGATCTGCGCGCCGACGCACGACGAGGCGATCCGGATCGCCGCGTCCGGGGGGCTGCACTATCTGCCCTCGCTGGTGTTCCGGTACCACGACACTTTCCCGCGGCCCGAGGGCTTTCCGGTGTGGCCGGAGACCCTTCCCGAGTACACGCCGGAGTTCGTGGAGCTGCTGGTCGAGGAGGAACTGCTGATCTGCGGCGACCCGGACGAGGTGCTGCGGCAGTGCAAGCGGTGGGAGCAGGCCGGGGCGGATCAGTTGAGCTTCGGGCTGCCGGTGGGGGTGCCGAAGGAGGAGACGCTGCAGACGATTCGGTTGATCGGTGAGCACGTCATTCCGAAGATCGACACGGATCCTGTGCATCGGACAACGCGGTTCCGGGCGGGGGCGTAA
- a CDS encoding N-acyl-D-amino-acid deacylase family protein — protein MLDHVIKGATVVDGTGAPAFVADVGIREGRIAVVGTVTEESRTSEDATGLVLAPGFVDPHTHYDAQLFWDPYATPSLNHGVTTVAAGNCGFTLAPLNPDRPEDADYTRRMMSKVEGMSLVALEEGAPWSWRTFGEYLDALEGRIAVNAGFMVGHCALRRYVMGPDAVGGQPDQEQLTRIVRLLHEAMDAGAWGFSTTQSSTHSDGDGQPVASRHALPAELLALSKAVSEHEGTQIEAIVAGCLDQFSDDEIDLLVEMSAAAGRPLNWNVLTVDAAVPERVPRQLTASERARKAGGRIVALTMPILTPMNMSLGTFCALNLIPGWGPILGLPVPERIARLRDPDVRAELLRRARSKEAGVFRRLANFGRYVIGDTYSEANAGLTGRVVRDIAAERGQDPFHCLVEICAADELRTVLWPMPTDNDPDSWALRAETWRHEDVMLGGSDAGAHLDRMCGAPYTTRFIGDCLRGRKLLGLEQAVRMLTDDPARLFGLRERGRIREGWHADLVLFDPERIDAGQATLVHDLPGDSPRLDSRAIGVRAVWVNGIEAIRDDVVSGAVPGKVLRSGRDTRTVSTR, from the coding sequence ATGCTCGATCACGTCATCAAAGGCGCGACCGTCGTCGACGGGACGGGTGCGCCTGCATTCGTTGCCGACGTCGGTATCCGTGAAGGCCGTATCGCCGTCGTCGGCACCGTCACCGAGGAGTCCCGTACCAGCGAGGACGCCACCGGACTCGTCCTCGCCCCCGGCTTCGTCGACCCGCACACCCACTACGACGCCCAGCTGTTCTGGGACCCGTACGCGACCCCGTCCCTGAACCACGGGGTGACCACGGTCGCGGCCGGGAACTGCGGGTTCACCCTCGCGCCGCTCAACCCGGACCGGCCCGAGGACGCCGACTACACCCGCCGCATGATGTCCAAGGTGGAGGGGATGTCGCTGGTCGCACTGGAGGAGGGCGCGCCCTGGAGCTGGCGCACCTTCGGGGAGTATCTGGACGCTCTCGAAGGGCGGATCGCCGTCAACGCCGGGTTCATGGTCGGGCACTGTGCCCTGCGCCGGTACGTGATGGGGCCGGACGCGGTCGGCGGGCAGCCCGACCAGGAGCAACTCACCCGAATCGTAAGGCTGTTGCACGAGGCCATGGATGCGGGCGCCTGGGGCTTCTCCACGACCCAGTCCTCGACCCACTCCGACGGCGACGGGCAGCCCGTGGCGTCGAGGCACGCGCTGCCCGCCGAGCTGCTGGCCCTGTCCAAGGCCGTCTCAGAGCACGAGGGCACGCAGATCGAGGCGATCGTCGCGGGCTGCCTGGACCAGTTCAGCGACGACGAGATCGACCTGCTCGTGGAGATGAGCGCGGCCGCCGGACGCCCCCTGAACTGGAACGTCCTCACGGTCGACGCGGCGGTCCCGGAGAGGGTGCCCAGGCAGCTGACGGCGAGTGAGCGGGCGCGGAAGGCGGGCGGGCGGATCGTCGCCCTCACCATGCCGATCCTCACGCCGATGAACATGTCGCTCGGCACGTTCTGCGCGCTCAACCTCATCCCCGGATGGGGCCCGATCCTCGGACTTCCTGTACCCGAGCGGATCGCGCGGCTCCGTGACCCGGACGTGCGGGCGGAGTTGCTCCGGCGCGCTCGGTCGAAGGAAGCGGGTGTCTTCCGGCGGCTGGCGAACTTCGGGCGGTACGTCATCGGCGACACCTACAGCGAGGCGAACGCCGGGCTGACCGGCCGGGTGGTCCGCGACATCGCGGCGGAGCGGGGGCAGGACCCCTTCCACTGCCTGGTAGAGATCTGCGCCGCTGATGAGCTCCGTACGGTCCTGTGGCCGATGCCCACCGACAACGACCCGGACTCCTGGGCGCTCAGGGCGGAGACCTGGCGGCACGAGGACGTCATGCTCGGCGGCTCGGACGCGGGCGCGCATCTGGACCGCATGTGCGGGGCGCCGTACACCACCCGTTTCATCGGCGACTGTCTGCGCGGCCGGAAGCTGCTGGGTCTTGAGCAGGCGGTGAGGATGCTGACGGACGATCCCGCACGGCTGTTCGGGCTGCGTGAGCGCGGCCGGATCCGGGAGGGCTGGCATGCGGACCTGGTGCTGTTCGATCCGGAGCGGATCGACGCGGGCCAGGCCACCCTGGTGCACGATCTGCCGGGTGACAGCCCTCGGCTGGACTCCCGGGCGATCGGGGTGCGGGCCGTGTGGGTCAACGGCATCGAGGCGATCCGGGACGACGTGGTGAGCGGGGCCGTGCCCGGGAAGGTGCTGCGCTCCGGGCGGGACACGAGGACGGTGAGCACCCGGTGA
- a CDS encoding aldehyde dehydrogenase family protein, with amino-acid sequence MSSPSEGQRLFIGGAWVDPDAGHHPVTDPATEETVGLAPEASRDQVRAACAAAREAFGSWSRTAPEERAAVLGRAADIIRGRLLPYADLARAETGATTGTARGMQVGVAVARFRRYARVEPAEWAIPPQINEAGGGTSHALEAVGAGKAGVMGALAIRQPVGVVTCVTSYNNPWANPAGKVAPALAMGNTVVVKPAPQDPLSVYRMAEALEAAGVPPGVVNVVSGRAVEVGEEAVASPDVDMVSFTGSTVVGQRIAEVCGRQMKRQLMELGGKGAAVVFDDADIGSAVAGIGTTFSFYSGQICTAPTRVLAQRGVYDRLVGQLAAYVARLKVGDPREPDTVVGPVISAEHRDRVESYVDLARKEGATVMTGGERPALDRGFYVSPTLLADCTNDMRVAREEIFGPVVSVIPFDEEDEGVALANDSDYGLIDYVWSGDVARAFRVARRLRAGGVGVNTVGRNMEAPFGGFKKSGVGRDVGVYALHAYSEVQAIVWPG; translated from the coding sequence GTGAGTTCCCCGTCCGAAGGACAGCGGCTGTTCATCGGCGGCGCCTGGGTGGACCCCGACGCGGGTCACCACCCGGTGACCGATCCCGCGACCGAGGAGACCGTCGGCCTGGCGCCGGAGGCCTCGCGGGATCAGGTGCGCGCGGCCTGCGCCGCGGCCCGTGAGGCCTTCGGGTCGTGGTCCCGGACGGCCCCGGAGGAGCGGGCGGCCGTGCTCGGGCGGGCCGCGGACATCATCCGCGGACGATTGCTCCCGTACGCGGATCTGGCCCGGGCGGAGACCGGTGCCACGACCGGGACGGCGCGCGGGATGCAGGTGGGGGTGGCGGTGGCCCGGTTCCGCCGGTACGCGCGGGTCGAACCTGCCGAGTGGGCGATTCCGCCGCAGATCAACGAGGCGGGTGGGGGTACCTCCCACGCCCTTGAGGCAGTGGGGGCGGGGAAGGCGGGCGTGATGGGCGCGCTCGCGATACGCCAGCCCGTCGGCGTCGTCACCTGTGTCACGTCCTACAACAACCCGTGGGCGAACCCGGCCGGAAAGGTCGCCCCGGCGCTGGCCATGGGCAACACGGTGGTGGTGAAGCCGGCGCCGCAGGACCCGCTGTCCGTCTACCGGATGGCGGAGGCGCTGGAGGCGGCGGGGGTCCCGCCCGGGGTGGTGAACGTGGTCTCCGGCCGGGCGGTGGAGGTCGGCGAGGAGGCCGTGGCGTCCCCCGACGTCGACATGGTGAGCTTCACCGGCTCCACGGTGGTGGGGCAGCGCATCGCCGAGGTGTGCGGACGGCAGATGAAGCGGCAGCTGATGGAGCTGGGCGGAAAGGGGGCGGCGGTCGTCTTCGACGACGCGGACATCGGGTCGGCGGTGGCGGGGATCGGGACGACGTTCTCCTTCTACAGCGGCCAGATCTGCACCGCGCCGACGCGGGTGCTGGCGCAGCGGGGCGTGTACGACCGCCTGGTCGGGCAACTCGCCGCCTACGTCGCCCGGTTGAAGGTGGGTGATCCCAGGGAGCCGGACACGGTGGTGGGCCCGGTGATCTCGGCGGAACACCGCGACCGGGTGGAGTCGTACGTCGACCTGGCCCGCAAGGAGGGCGCGACGGTGATGACGGGCGGCGAACGCCCCGCCCTCGACCGTGGCTTCTACGTCTCTCCCACCCTCCTCGCCGACTGCACGAACGACATGCGGGTGGCCCGGGAGGAGATCTTCGGCCCGGTGGTGTCGGTGATCCCCTTCGACGAGGAGGACGAGGGCGTGGCCCTCGCCAACGACTCCGACTACGGCCTGATCGACTACGTCTGGTCGGGTGATGTGGCCAGGGCCTTCCGGGTGGCCCGGCGGCTGCGGGCCGGCGGGGTCGGCGTCAACACCGTCGGCCGCAACATGGAGGCACCGTTCGGGGGCTTCAAGAAGAGCGGGGTGGGCCGGGACGTGGGCGTGTACGCCCTGCACGCGTACAGCGAGGTGCAGGCGATCGTCTGGCCGGGGTGA
- a CDS encoding LLM class F420-dependent oxidoreductase, with translation MSLAYGIQLPVQSQSTIYAEGWEAAAGPADLVAIARTADRAGFDYIACCDHVAIPRRLAAAMSTVWYDPVATLAHLAAVTERVRLLSHVAIVGLRHPLLTAKQYATLDHLASGRLLLGVGAGHVEEEFTALGVDFRQRGAVLDETIDALRAALGPDEFPEHHGKLYDFEGLGQLPRPAQARVPLWVGGSSPAAVRRAALKGDGWLPQGDPRDRLPAQIAELKRLRGEAGIEAPLTVGAITEPLYVGTPTWDVGRRTLSGPPDALAESLRAYRAMGVHQIQVRFRCRSRAELTDQMTAFGAEVAPGLDPG, from the coding sequence GTGAGCCTCGCCTACGGCATCCAGCTCCCCGTCCAGTCACAGAGCACGATCTACGCCGAGGGCTGGGAGGCCGCCGCGGGCCCGGCCGACCTGGTGGCGATCGCGCGGACCGCCGACCGGGCCGGGTTCGACTACATCGCCTGCTGCGACCACGTCGCCATCCCGCGTCGGCTGGCCGCGGCCATGAGCACGGTCTGGTACGACCCCGTCGCCACCCTTGCCCACCTCGCCGCCGTCACCGAGCGGGTACGGCTGCTCAGCCATGTCGCCATCGTGGGCCTGCGGCATCCGCTCCTCACCGCCAAGCAGTACGCCACCCTCGACCACCTCGCGAGCGGCCGCCTGCTCCTCGGGGTCGGCGCCGGGCACGTGGAGGAGGAGTTCACGGCGCTCGGGGTGGACTTCCGGCAGCGCGGGGCCGTGCTCGACGAGACGATCGACGCGCTGAGGGCCGCGCTGGGGCCGGACGAATTCCCCGAGCACCACGGGAAGCTGTACGACTTCGAAGGGCTCGGCCAGCTTCCCCGGCCCGCCCAGGCCCGGGTCCCCCTCTGGGTCGGCGGGTCCTCGCCCGCCGCCGTACGCCGGGCCGCCCTCAAGGGTGACGGCTGGCTGCCGCAGGGGGATCCGCGGGACCGGCTGCCCGCCCAGATCGCCGAGCTCAAGCGGCTGAGGGGCGAGGCGGGTATCGAGGCGCCACTGACCGTCGGAGCCATCACCGAGCCCCTGTACGTCGGCACGCCCACCTGGGACGTCGGCCGCCGTACCCTCTCCGGCCCCCCCGATGCCCTCGCCGAGTCGCTGCGTGCCTACCGGGCCATGGGTGTGCACCAGATCCAGGTGCGCTTCCGCTGCCGCAGCCGCGCGGAGCTCACTGACCAGATGACCGCCTTCGGGGCCGAGGTCGCCCCCGGGCTCGACCCAGGCTGA
- a CDS encoding amidohydrolase family protein gives MDTRTELPEIISVDDHTVEPAHVWQDRLPARYRDTGPRIVRAPLKDMSFLGGRFKPVMGKQGDDGPIGDWWVYEDLHRPLTRLDTAVGYSRDEIKLEVITYEQMRAGSYDVPQRLADMDVNHVQSALCFPTFPRFCGQTFTEAKDRELALLCVRAYNDWMVEEWCGPEARGRLIPLGLIPLWDADLAAAEIRRNAARGVRAVAFSEIPPHLGLPSVHTDDWDPFLAACDETGTVVAMHIGSSSRMPSTSADAPPAVGSTITFANCCFSMVDWLMSGKFERFPNLKVMYAEGQIGWIPYILERADVVWEENRGWGGVADKVTRPPSELFAEHVYGCFFDDAFGLRNLDSIGVGNVLYETDYPHSDSTWPKSREVGEAQMGHLPADVVERIVRGNAIELLGLTRDGLWKGSV, from the coding sequence ATGGACACCCGGACAGAACTGCCGGAGATCATCTCCGTCGACGACCACACCGTTGAGCCCGCGCACGTCTGGCAGGACCGGCTGCCGGCCAGGTACCGGGACACCGGGCCGCGTATCGTCCGCGCCCCGCTCAAGGACATGTCCTTCCTCGGCGGGCGGTTCAAGCCCGTGATGGGGAAGCAGGGGGACGACGGGCCCATCGGCGACTGGTGGGTCTATGAAGACCTGCACCGGCCCCTCACCCGCCTCGACACCGCCGTCGGCTACAGCAGGGACGAGATCAAGCTGGAGGTGATCACGTACGAGCAGATGCGGGCCGGGTCGTACGACGTTCCGCAGCGGCTCGCCGACATGGACGTCAACCACGTCCAGTCCGCCCTCTGTTTCCCGACCTTCCCGCGCTTCTGCGGCCAGACCTTCACCGAGGCCAAGGACCGCGAGCTCGCCCTGCTGTGCGTGCGTGCCTACAACGACTGGATGGTGGAGGAGTGGTGCGGGCCCGAGGCGCGCGGGCGGCTCATACCGCTCGGCCTCATACCCCTGTGGGACGCCGACCTGGCCGCCGCCGAGATCCGCCGCAACGCCGCCCGCGGCGTGCGTGCCGTCGCCTTCTCCGAGATACCCCCGCACCTCGGGCTCCCCTCCGTCCACACCGACGACTGGGACCCCTTTCTCGCGGCCTGCGACGAGACCGGCACGGTCGTCGCCATGCACATCGGCTCCAGCAGCCGTATGCCCTCCACCTCCGCCGACGCCCCGCCCGCCGTCGGCTCCACCATCACCTTCGCCAACTGCTGCTTCTCGATGGTCGACTGGCTGATGAGCGGGAAGTTCGAGCGCTTCCCGAACCTCAAGGTCATGTACGCGGAGGGGCAGATCGGCTGGATCCCGTACATCCTGGAGCGCGCCGACGTGGTGTGGGAGGAGAACCGGGGCTGGGGCGGGGTCGCCGACAAGGTCACCCGGCCGCCCTCCGAGCTGTTCGCCGAGCATGTCTACGGCTGTTTCTTCGACGACGCCTTCGGGCTGCGCAACCTCGACTCCATCGGCGTCGGCAATGTGCTGTACGAGACCGACTACCCCCACTCCGACTCCACCTGGCCGAAGTCCAGGGAGGTCGGCGAGGCCCAGATGGGCCACCTCCCGGCGGACGTCGTCGAACGGATCGTCCGCGGGAACGCCATCGAGCTGCTGGGACTCACGCGGGACGGACTGTGGAAGGGGTCCGTGTGA
- a CDS encoding nitroreductase family deazaflavin-dependent oxidoreductase — MSRYTDLKHQAVTRFQRHIGNPVLCRIPLQTVLETTGRKSGLPRQTPVGGRRIGDSFWLVSEFGEKSQYVRNIQADPTVRVRIRGRWHTGTAHLLPDDDPLTRLRTLPRLNSTAVWALGTDLLTVRVDLTS, encoded by the coding sequence ATGTCCCGCTACACCGATCTGAAGCACCAGGCCGTCACCCGGTTCCAGCGCCACATCGGCAACCCGGTCCTATGCCGGATCCCGCTCCAGACGGTCCTGGAGACCACGGGCCGCAAGTCCGGCCTGCCCCGGCAGACGCCGGTGGGCGGACGCCGTATCGGTGACTCCTTCTGGCTGGTCTCGGAGTTCGGCGAGAAGTCCCAGTACGTCCGCAACATCCAGGCCGACCCGACGGTCCGCGTCCGCATCAGGGGCCGCTGGCACACCGGCACCGCCCACCTCCTCCCGGACGACGACCCCCTGACCCGCCTGCGCACCCTGCCCCGCCTGAACAGCACGGCGGTGTGGGCGCTGGGGACCGATCTGCTGACGGTACGGGTGGATCTGACGAGCTGA
- a CDS encoding CehA/McbA family metallohydrolase → MDEDRKGFGRRALFVTGTAAALTLGSVNFAAADGQDQETRTVSGTLPPGSPDFVYVPVEVPSGVREIKVSYTYERPSVPVGTAGNALDIGIFDQHGTDLGGRGFRGWSGGARTEFFIRADDATPGYIPGPVGAGTWHIALGPYTVAPQGLTYELTTTLTYGEPGTAVRPVYPPQRAKGRGRAWYRGDCHLHSWYSDGRRTPAEIAALARAAGLDFINTSEHNTHSAHAHWADEAGDDLLIMLGEEVTTRNGHVLALGTDPGTFIDWRYRARDSRFGRFAREIRRTGGLVVPAHPHATCVGCGWKFGFGEADAIEVWNGPYTPDDEVTLAEWDNQLVASVREGRDWLPAMGNSDAHRDPDVVGTPQTVVLADDLSREAIQDGIRAGRSYVAESASVRLAFTATGGRARQVGIGERLDVDPDTPVTVRLEASGTPRCTVNFVTDQGVLKTSGPLPVTGSGVVEWRTTPSYAAYVRAELRHETAAGPLPGALAAFTNPIFLGRR, encoded by the coding sequence ATGGACGAGGACAGGAAAGGCTTCGGCAGACGCGCTTTGTTCGTGACCGGCACCGCCGCCGCGCTTACGTTGGGAAGCGTGAACTTCGCAGCGGCGGACGGCCAGGACCAGGAGACCCGGACGGTCAGCGGCACCCTGCCGCCCGGCTCCCCCGACTTTGTGTACGTGCCGGTGGAAGTCCCCTCCGGTGTACGGGAGATCAAGGTCTCCTACACCTACGAGAGGCCGTCCGTCCCGGTCGGCACCGCGGGCAACGCCCTCGACATAGGCATCTTCGACCAGCACGGCACCGACCTGGGCGGCCGGGGCTTTAGGGGCTGGTCGGGCGGCGCCCGCACCGAGTTCTTCATCCGCGCGGACGACGCCACGCCCGGCTACATCCCGGGCCCGGTCGGCGCGGGCACCTGGCACATCGCCCTCGGCCCCTACACGGTGGCGCCGCAGGGACTGACGTACGAGCTCACGACCACCCTGACGTACGGCGAACCCGGCACGGCCGTCCGCCCGGTCTACCCGCCGCAGCGCGCGAAGGGCCGCGGCCGGGCCTGGTACCGGGGCGACTGCCATCTGCACTCCTGGTACTCCGACGGCCGCCGCACCCCGGCCGAGATCGCGGCGCTGGCGCGGGCGGCGGGCCTGGACTTCATCAACACCTCCGAGCACAACACGCACTCCGCGCACGCGCACTGGGCCGACGAGGCGGGCGACGACCTGCTGATCATGCTGGGCGAGGAGGTCACGACACGCAACGGCCACGTGCTCGCCCTCGGCACGGACCCCGGCACCTTCATCGACTGGCGATACCGCGCCCGCGACAGCCGCTTCGGCCGGTTCGCGCGGGAGATCCGCCGCACCGGCGGCCTGGTCGTCCCGGCCCATCCGCACGCCACCTGCGTCGGCTGCGGCTGGAAGTTCGGCTTCGGCGAGGCCGACGCCATCGAGGTGTGGAACGGCCCCTACACGCCCGACGACGAGGTCACGCTGGCCGAGTGGGACAACCAGCTCGTCGCGTCGGTGCGGGAGGGCCGGGACTGGCTCCCGGCGATGGGCAACAGCGACGCGCACCGTGACCCCGACGTGGTCGGCACACCGCAGACGGTCGTCCTGGCCGACGACCTGAGCCGGGAGGCGATCCAGGACGGCATCCGCGCGGGCCGCTCGTACGTCGCCGAATCCGCGAGCGTCCGCCTGGCCTTCACGGCGACAGGCGGCCGGGCCCGGCAGGTCGGCATCGGCGAGCGCCTCGACGTGGACCCCGACACCCCGGTGACGGTCCGCCTGGAGGCGTCGGGCACCCCCCGCTGCACGGTCAACTTCGTCACGGACCAGGGCGTCCTGAAGACGAGCGGCCCCCTGCCGGTGACGGGCTCGGGCGTGGTGGAGTGGCGGACGACACCGTCGTACGCCGCCTACGTCCGCGCCGAACTGCGCCACGAGACGGCGGCGGGCCCGCTGCCCGGAGCGCTGGCGGCCTTCACGAACCCGATCTTCCTCGGCCGCCGCTGA
- a CDS encoding SDR family NAD(P)-dependent oxidoreductase produces MGKLDGRVVIVTGAARGQGEQEARLFAGEGARVVLTDVLDDRGEELAKELGAPYVHLDVGQEADWQGALAAAKKAYGRVDGLVNNAGILRFNSLVDTPLEEFMQVIQVNQVGCFLGMKTVAPEMADGGTIVNTASYTALTGMAAVGTYAATKHAVLGLTRVAALELAGRRIRVNAICPGAIDTAMSNPARLDPDADPEEMTRALDELYRKLVPLGRIGRPEEVARLALFLTSDDSSYITGQPFVIDGGWLAGVSVI; encoded by the coding sequence ATGGGCAAACTGGACGGACGCGTCGTGATCGTCACCGGAGCGGCGCGCGGGCAGGGCGAGCAGGAGGCGCGCCTGTTCGCCGGGGAGGGCGCGCGGGTCGTCCTGACCGATGTGCTGGACGACCGGGGCGAGGAGCTCGCCAAGGAACTCGGGGCGCCGTACGTCCACCTCGACGTGGGCCAGGAGGCCGACTGGCAGGGCGCCCTCGCGGCCGCCAAGAAGGCGTACGGCCGGGTCGACGGGCTCGTCAACAACGCCGGCATCCTGCGCTTCAACTCCCTCGTGGACACGCCCCTCGAGGAATTCATGCAGGTCATACAGGTCAACCAGGTCGGCTGCTTCCTGGGTATGAAGACCGTGGCGCCGGAGATGGCCGACGGGGGCACGATCGTCAACACCGCCTCGTACACCGCGCTCACCGGGATGGCGGCCGTGGGCACGTACGCGGCGACCAAGCACGCCGTCCTGGGCCTCACCCGGGTCGCCGCCCTGGAGCTGGCCGGCCGCCGGATCCGGGTCAACGCCATCTGTCCGGGCGCCATCGACACCGCGATGTCCAACCCGGCCCGGCTCGACCCGGATGCCGATCCCGAGGAGATGACCCGGGCCCTGGACGAGCTGTACCGCAAGCTCGTGCCGCTCGGCCGGATCGGCAGACCGGAGGAGGTGGCCCGGCTGGCCCTCTTCCTCACCTCGGACGACTCCTCGTACATCACCGGGCAGCCGTTCGTGATCGACGGCGGCTGGCTGGCCGGCGTGAGCGTGATCTGA